Within the Bacillus sp. 2205SS5-2 genome, the region GCTCAGACAGTTGCGTTTGCTACTTTAGTAATGGCACAATTGATTCATGTTTTTGATTGTAGAAGCGAACGGTCTGTTCTAGCAAGGAACCCTTTCGGAAATAAGTATCTTGTCTGGGCGGTTTTTTCCTCCCTTGCTCTAATGATCATTGTCATTTACTCACCTGCACTCCAGCCCATCTTCCATACGGTTTCAATATCATTGAAAGATTGGCTCTTAATTTTAGGATTAAGCTCATTACCGACATTTTTATTAGCAGGAACAATTTTTGCAAGTAAAGCGAAGTAAATTATGTTATAATTCAAAAGGTAATAGAGAGGTAACCTCTATTACCTTTTTTGTTGACAAGAAGCCATTATAAGGGAGAAAAACCTTATGAGGTTTTCTGATAAAGTCTATCTTCTAGTACTAAGAGTAGAGAGCCATATACCCTACTGTACTGACTGAATGAAGATGCAGAAATGGATGTGATAGCCTCATGGTAGTTAGTATGACTGGATTTGGACGAAGTGTTAAATCCATTGATAATGCTAAAGTGACAGTTGAGATGAAAAGTGTAAATCACAGATATAATGAATGTTATATTCGTATGCCTAGACAATTACTGAAAATGGAAGATAAATTGAAGAAATCCATCAATCAAAACATCAAAAGAGGCAAAATAGATGTTTATATTTCAATTGAAGGAAATGTTCTCGTTCATCGGAAAATAAAAGTAGATTGGGATTTGCTCAATGACTACACGCAAGCCATTCAAGAAATTCAAGAAAAGCTTAGTATTTCTACTTCTATTCAATTGAGTGATATTTTAGAGAAGGATGAAGTCCTCGTGATACAAGAAGTGGAGGAAGAAAATTCTGAAATTGAATGCCTTGTGGTAGAAGCCACAAAAGAAGCAGTGCAGAATCTCTATATTATGCGAAAATTAGAAGGTGACGCACTATATCAAGATTTATGTACTTACATATCTTCTTTCACTGCTATTCTTGGGAAGGTGAGAAATCTCGCGCCAAC harbors:
- a CDS encoding YicC/YloC family endoribonuclease → MVVSMTGFGRSVKSIDNAKVTVEMKSVNHRYNECYIRMPRQLLKMEDKLKKSINQNIKRGKIDVYISIEGNVLVHRKIKVDWDLLNDYTQAIQEIQEKLSISTSIQLSDILEKDEVLVIQEVEEENSEIECLVVEATKEAVQNLYIMRKLEGDALYQDLCTYISSFTAILGKVRNLAPTVITQYKEKLESKLQELTNGTVDEGRILSEVALFAEKVDIAEEISRLHHHIKQFSDTVKSEEPIGRKLDFILQEMNREVNTMGSKSNDGGLSALVVDSKAIIEKMREQVQNVE